Part of the Halalkalibacter krulwichiae genome is shown below.
CTTCGGATATTTGAAACGGAGAAAGGAAGAATTGCTTTATTAACATGTTATGACATTGAATTTCCTGAAGTTGTTCGAATGGTGAGAGGGATGGGAGCGGATGTTGTTTTTTGTCCTTCATGTACAGATGATCGTCATGGGTTTCATCGTGTTCGTTATACATGCCATGCTAGAACAATTGAAAATCAAGTATATGTAGTGACAACAGGAACGGTTGGCTCATTGCCTACAGTTGATTTTATGAGAGGGAACTTTGGCCAAGCGGCAGTAATTACACCGAATGATGTACCTTTTCCACAGCATGGAATCATGGCTGAAGGTGAAATGAATAATGATATGATTATTACTGCTGATCTTGACTTATCCCTTTTATACGACGTGCGTTTAAATGGTTCTGTTACAACATGGAGAGACCGTCGCTTTGACTTGTATCCGAATGTTTGTGTGAATACAATGGAGGAGGAAGACAATCTAACAGAAAAGGATCTGGTAAGGGATGTACAAAAAACAACTTTATCTTTTTCATGAAAAGCAAAACGTGAAAGTCATCATTCGAAATTATCAAGAAAATGATTTCGAACAGTTGATTCAGATCCAAAAAGCAAGCTTTCCTCCACCATTTCCTTCTGACCTATGGTGGAATAAAGAACAATTAAAAAATCATATCACCTTATTCCAAGAAGGGGCACTATGTGTGGAAGTCGAAGGACGACTTGTTGGTTCTATGACTGGTTTAATCGTTTCATTTGATCCTGCAAATCCTGAGCATACATGGGAAGACATCACCGATAATGGCTATATTCGAAATCATGATCCGAATGGAAATACGTTATACGTCGTTGATATTTGTGTTCATCCTGACTATAGAAAGCTTGATTTAGGGAAATGGTTAATGCAGTCGATGTATGAAGTGGTTGTTCATAAGGGACTTGACCGCTTGTTAGGTGGGGGAAGATTACCTGGTTATCATAAAGTAGCAGAAACAATGTCTGTTGAGCAATATTTACATGCAGTGATAAAAGGTGATTTAAAGGATCCTGTGACTACCTTTTTGTTACGTTGTGGTCGAACTCCGTTAGGAATTGTTACTAACTATTTAGAAGATAAAGAGTCAAGAAATTATGCTGCATTAATGGAATGGAGAAATCCTTTTAAATGACCTTGAATGCAGGTGACATTCGAGGATTATGCTACAGAGTAGATTCTTTTTCTCAATTTATGCAGACTACGGTGAGGAGAACGTTTTCCCCTCTCGTAGTCTTCTTGAATTTCTAATAAGTATTCTGTATAGTGAAAATTACTATATAGAAGTAGGGATGAAAATGAAATCTCAAAAGTTTTTAGATGTAATGGAACGAATCAAAAAAGCAAAAACGAAGCAATCGAATTTAATTGAATATAAACAAGACCTGGCAGGAGAAGAGCGGACGTT
Proteins encoded:
- a CDS encoding GNAT family N-acetyltransferase, with translation MYKKQLYLFHEKQNVKVIIRNYQENDFEQLIQIQKASFPPPFPSDLWWNKEQLKNHITLFQEGALCVEVEGRLVGSMTGLIVSFDPANPEHTWEDITDNGYIRNHDPNGNTLYVVDICVHPDYRKLDLGKWLMQSMYEVVVHKGLDRLLGGGRLPGYHKVAETMSVEQYLHAVIKGDLKDPVTTFLLRCGRTPLGIVTNYLEDKESRNYAALMEWRNPFK
- a CDS encoding carbon-nitrogen hydrolase family protein, with product MKFRVSAVQYHLHTISSFEEFANQVTHYIKTAAEFKSDFVLFPEFFTTQLLSIPQENGSQTINDLPKYTKSYYDLFQNLAKEYDMHIIGGTHVIQKEGRLYNVAHLFYPDGRIGEQAKLHMTPTEVEEWELTPGDSLRIFETEKGRIALLTCYDIEFPEVVRMVRGMGADVVFCPSCTDDRHGFHRVRYTCHARTIENQVYVVTTGTVGSLPTVDFMRGNFGQAAVITPNDVPFPQHGIMAEGEMNNDMIITADLDLSLLYDVRLNGSVTTWRDRRFDLYPNVCVNTMEEEDNLTEKDLVRDVQKTTLSFS